The following DNA comes from bacterium.
CGTTCCTGCAGCGTCTTGATGATCGGTTTCCACGCCAATTTACCAAGCAAAATGAGAAGAAGAATGAATATAATGATCGTCCAGATCATCAATCCCGGATCAATGTCAAGCAAACCGCCTTTATGCTCTCCATCGCCAGAAAGCCAAGCCAATAGCCATAACGTCTTCATAGCATCCCTGTGTTATTTTATAAATTTTGAGCCGGTAAATGGCGGGAACTTTTCGTTCCCGCCTTTACAAACGTTATTGTTATTTGAGAGCCAAAAGGATACAAATAACTTCCGCAAACAACGCCACACCTTCGATGAGCGCAGCGGAGATAATCATCGTTGTACGAATATCGCCGGCCGATTCCGGTTGACGCGCGCTGCCTTCGAGCGCCGACGCCGCTAACCTGCCGATACCCATACCTGCACCGATCGTCGCCAATCCTGCGCCAATACCTGCAGCCAAAAAGCCTAATCCTAAATCACCCATGTTCAATGTCCTCCGATTAATGTTGGTTAAAGTGTTTAATGAAAATTTTAAAATAATTTAATGATGCGCCGCTTCGTGACCAGCTTCATCGTGATGCGAATCGTGCGCATGATGCAACCCCATACCGATAAATAACGCCGATAGTAATGTGAAAATATACGCCTGAAGAAATGCGACAAATAATTCAAGCACATAAATAAATAAAGCAAAGACCACTGAAATCGGAGCCACCACAAGCGACTTCAGCACAAAGATCAATCCAATCAGGGACAAAATCACCACGTGTCCTGC
Coding sequences within:
- the atpE gene encoding ATP synthase F0 subunit C; translated protein: MGDLGLGFLAAGIGAGLATIGAGMGIGRLAASALEGSARQPESAGDIRTTMIISAALIEGVALFAEVICILLALK